The following are from one region of the Hymenobacter sp. YIM 151858-1 genome:
- a CDS encoding YebC/PmpR family DNA-binding transcriptional regulator produces the protein MGRAFEFRKGRKMKRWDRMSKDFTRIGREIVIAVKEGGANPDTNSRLRTAMQNAKGVNMPKDRVEAAIKRASSKEEGNYQEVVYEGYAPHGVAIVVETATDNPTRTVANVRMYFNRGNGALGTAGSSDFTFTRKGVFKLAAEGLDRDELELELIDFGADDIYEDSEEDEHGNVKHFIVVETAFSDFGQMQKALEQRNLNVISAQLQRIPNTTVHLEGEQLEEVMNLIEKFEDDDDVQAVYHTLG, from the coding sequence ATGGGACGCGCGTTTGAATTCCGCAAAGGCCGCAAAATGAAGCGCTGGGACCGGATGTCGAAAGACTTTACCCGCATCGGGCGCGAAATCGTGATTGCCGTGAAGGAAGGCGGCGCCAACCCCGATACCAACTCCCGCCTGCGCACGGCCATGCAGAACGCCAAAGGCGTGAACATGCCCAAAGACCGCGTGGAAGCCGCCATCAAGCGCGCCAGCTCGAAGGAAGAAGGCAACTACCAGGAGGTGGTGTACGAGGGCTACGCGCCGCACGGCGTGGCCATTGTGGTTGAAACCGCTACCGACAACCCCACCCGCACCGTGGCCAACGTACGCATGTACTTCAACCGCGGCAACGGCGCCTTGGGCACCGCCGGCTCTTCCGATTTCACCTTCACCCGCAAGGGCGTGTTTAAGCTGGCCGCCGAGGGCCTCGACCGCGACGAGCTGGAGCTGGAGCTAATCGACTTCGGCGCCGACGACATCTACGAAGACTCGGAGGAAGACGAGCACGGCAACGTAAAGCACTTCATCGTGGTGGAAACCGCGTTCAGCGACTTCGGCCAGATGCAAAAAGCCCTGGAGCAGCGCAACCTGAACGTCATCAGCGCTCAGCTGCAACGCATTCCGAATACCACCGTGCACCTGGAAGGCGAACAGCTGGAAGAGGTGATGAACCTGATCGAGAAGTTCGAGGACGACGACGACGTGCAGGCCGTGTACCACACGCTGGGCTAG
- a CDS encoding LytR/AlgR family response regulator transcription factor has product MTTLIIDDEAPARTIVRQYLADFPQVRIVGECADGLAAVESIAQLQPELVFLDIQMPGLNGFEVLGRLEQVPRVVFSTAYDQYALGAFEAGALDYLLKPYDRTRFRRAVERVLQHTAADAPDANLQRLLQRLEDARTTMPAPAAPAAFPPRLFVPQGARLVAVPVETIRWVEAAGDYATLHTTTGQHLSNLGITALQNRLDPQRFLRIHRSVLVALNAVAELERDGSGGYYATLEGGKVVRVSRSYADALRPLLG; this is encoded by the coding sequence ATGACCACGCTCATCATCGACGACGAAGCGCCCGCCCGCACCATCGTGCGCCAGTACCTGGCCGATTTTCCGCAGGTGCGCATCGTGGGCGAGTGCGCCGATGGGCTTGCCGCCGTGGAAAGCATTGCCCAGCTGCAGCCCGAGCTGGTGTTTTTGGATATTCAGATGCCCGGCCTCAACGGCTTCGAGGTGCTCGGGCGGCTCGAGCAGGTGCCGCGGGTAGTTTTCTCCACCGCCTACGATCAGTACGCCCTAGGTGCCTTCGAGGCCGGCGCCCTCGACTACCTGCTGAAGCCCTACGACCGCACCCGGTTTCGGCGGGCCGTGGAGCGCGTGCTGCAGCACACCGCCGCCGATGCCCCCGATGCCAACCTGCAACGCCTGTTGCAGCGCCTCGAGGATGCGCGCACCACCATGCCGGCGCCTGCCGCACCGGCCGCTTTTCCGCCTAGGTTGTTTGTGCCGCAAGGGGCACGGCTGGTGGCCGTGCCCGTCGAAACTATTCGGTGGGTTGAGGCTGCCGGCGACTACGCTACCCTGCATACCACCACCGGCCAGCACCTCAGCAACCTAGGCATTACGGCCCTGCAGAACCGGCTTGATCCGCAGCGTTTTCTGCGCATTCACCGCTCGGTGCTAGTGGCCCTAAACGCCGTAGCAGAGCTGGAGCGCGACGGCAGCGGGGGCTACTATGCCACGCTCGAGGGCGGAAAGGTAGTGCGCGTAAGTCGCTCGTATGCTGATGCTTTGCGGCCCTTGCTTGGGTAG
- the rluF gene encoding 23S rRNA pseudouridine(2604) synthase RluF, translating into MATRLNKYISESGVCSRREADRYIEMGQVTINGKRANIGDQVNRTDRVMVNGNLIEPRAEEDAIYIAFNKPPGITSTTERSVKDNIIRYIKHSERIFPIGRLDKDSQGLILLTSNGDIVNKILRAGNEHEKEYIVMVDKPITEQFLEGMRKGVPMLGTVTRECEVRRETDYIFRIILVQGLNRQIRRMCEFFGYKVVQLERWRVMNVTLKGLGVGDWRELTEKELAGIFEAIEHSSGTAPKRRSRAKTPQQIASEEWLSEAPRKAAAPTGTGKPGSRKPGALPTYGKDAQAKGRHRPGSTKPKPGTDGPRKTTKPATGGKSGGRGSKPGGRHSGSR; encoded by the coding sequence ATGGCTACTCGTCTTAACAAATACATTAGCGAAAGCGGCGTTTGCTCGCGCCGCGAAGCCGACCGCTACATCGAAATGGGGCAGGTAACCATCAACGGCAAGCGCGCCAACATCGGCGACCAGGTAAACCGCACCGACCGCGTGATGGTGAACGGCAACCTCATTGAGCCGCGCGCCGAGGAAGACGCCATTTACATTGCGTTCAACAAGCCGCCGGGCATTACCAGCACCACCGAGCGCAGCGTGAAGGACAACATCATCCGCTACATCAAGCACTCGGAGCGCATCTTCCCCATCGGCCGCCTCGACAAAGACTCGCAGGGCCTGATTCTGCTGACCTCCAACGGCGACATCGTCAACAAAATCCTGCGCGCCGGCAACGAGCACGAAAAGGAGTACATCGTGATGGTAGACAAGCCCATTACGGAGCAGTTTCTGGAGGGCATGCGCAAGGGCGTGCCCATGCTGGGTACCGTGACCCGCGAGTGCGAAGTGCGCCGCGAAACCGATTACATTTTCCGCATCATCCTGGTGCAGGGCCTCAACCGCCAGATTCGCCGCATGTGCGAGTTTTTCGGCTACAAAGTGGTGCAGCTGGAGCGCTGGCGCGTGATGAACGTAACGCTGAAAGGCCTGGGCGTGGGCGACTGGCGCGAGCTGACCGAAAAGGAACTGGCCGGCATTTTCGAGGCCATTGAGCACTCCAGCGGTACCGCACCTAAGCGCCGCTCGCGGGCCAAAACCCCGCAGCAAATAGCCAGCGAAGAATGGCTGAGTGAAGCTCCTCGCAAAGCGGCTGCTCCAACCGGCACGGGTAAGCCGGGCTCACGCAAACCCGGAGCATTGCCTACTTACGGCAAAGATGCCCAGGCTAAGGGCCGCCACCGGCCTGGCAGCACCAAGCCCAAGCCTGGCACCGACGGCCCCCGCAAGACTACCAAGCCGGCCACCGGTGGCAAAAGCGGTGGCCGCGGCAGCAAGCCCGGCGGCCGCCACAGCGGCAGCCGGTAG
- a CDS encoding proline iminopeptidase-family hydrolase encodes MHLKTTLWAALLALGTLACQQQTTDTAADTTAAAPATYFAGDTTRIKDGGVQMVSINTAKGKFNVWTKRFGNNPRIKLLLLNGGPGATHEYFECMESFLPQEGIEFIYYDQLGCGNSDNPKDTAMWSLPRYVEEVEQVRQALNLNKDNFYLLGHSWGGILAAEYALKYQQNLKGLIISNMMMDVPAYGRYADEVLAPQLKPEVLKEIRAIEAKKDFQNPRYMELLLPNFYTEHILRLPLDRWPEPVNRSFAKMNQSLYVTMQGPSEFGVAGKLVNWNRVPDLPKLAVPVLSIGGKHDTMDPEHMRMVARKVQNGTALICPNGSHMSFYDDQQTYMTGLIKFLKGVDQGQKKVQL; translated from the coding sequence ATGCATCTGAAAACTACCCTCTGGGCGGCCCTGCTGGCCCTAGGTACGTTGGCCTGCCAACAGCAAACCACCGACACCGCAGCGGACACCACAGCTGCTGCGCCGGCCACTTACTTTGCCGGCGACACCACGCGCATCAAAGACGGCGGCGTGCAAATGGTGTCCATCAACACGGCCAAGGGCAAGTTCAACGTCTGGACGAAGCGCTTCGGCAACAACCCGCGCATTAAGTTGCTGCTGCTCAACGGCGGCCCCGGCGCCACGCACGAGTACTTCGAGTGCATGGAGAGCTTCTTGCCGCAAGAGGGCATCGAGTTCATTTACTACGACCAGCTGGGCTGCGGCAACTCCGACAACCCCAAGGACACCGCCATGTGGAGCTTGCCGCGCTACGTGGAGGAAGTGGAGCAGGTGCGCCAGGCCCTGAATCTGAACAAAGACAACTTTTACCTGCTGGGCCACAGCTGGGGCGGCATTCTGGCCGCCGAATACGCCCTCAAGTACCAGCAGAACCTGAAGGGCCTCATCATCTCGAACATGATGATGGACGTGCCCGCCTACGGCCGCTACGCCGACGAGGTGCTGGCCCCGCAGCTGAAACCGGAGGTGCTAAAGGAAATCCGGGCCATCGAGGCCAAAAAGGACTTCCAGAACCCGCGCTACATGGAGCTGCTGTTGCCCAACTTCTACACCGAGCACATCCTGCGCCTGCCGCTCGACCGGTGGCCCGAGCCCGTGAACCGCTCCTTCGCCAAAATGAACCAGTCGTTGTACGTGACGATGCAAGGGCCCAGCGAGTTTGGCGTGGCCGGCAAACTGGTAAACTGGAACCGCGTGCCCGATTTGCCCAAGCTCGCGGTGCCGGTGCTCAGCATCGGCGGCAAGCACGACACCATGGACCCCGAGCACATGCGCATGGTGGCCCGGAAGGTGCAAAACGGCACAGCCCTCATTTGCCCCAACGGCTCGCACATGAGCTTCTACGACGACCAGCAGACGTACATGACCGGCCTGATCAAGTTCCTGAAGGGCGTCGATCAGGGCCAGAAGAAAGTGCAGCTGTAA
- a CDS encoding TlpA disulfide reductase family protein, whose translation MLSARLTLPIWFRYLLLVPAVLLVIALGAGACQRQAAPTASVSSGPTQFEVQGQLSNATEGTRIVLADGTDPAWRRLDSTSTDAAGRFALRGQVAEPAVYTLLVGPKAEPVPVALDNTARVLLTADVNQLTSTSQQSGTADAQVLQRFQEVMRGHRQRTQELIKQGEQRSGPWNDAWSERIVGTKQLITQHPTSFVAAYATVDLSGYSREEALLDSLTNHFAAALPNSRYTQVLLGRQRARQATAVGKPAPELSLPGPNGQPVALSSLRGRYVLIDFWASWCKPCRQENPAMVKLYRQYQPRGFEVYAVSLDDSREKWLKAVDADQLPWIQVSDLQGFSSPSAEAYDARAIPLTVLLDPEGRIVGKDLRGKQLEEKLAKLFP comes from the coding sequence ATGCTTTCTGCCCGCTTAACCCTGCCCATTTGGTTTCGGTACCTGCTACTTGTTCCCGCGGTACTTCTGGTAATTGCCCTAGGTGCAGGCGCTTGCCAGCGCCAAGCAGCGCCAACGGCAAGCGTCAGCAGCGGCCCTACCCAGTTCGAGGTGCAAGGGCAGCTTAGCAATGCCACCGAAGGCACGCGCATTGTGTTGGCCGACGGTACCGATCCGGCGTGGCGCCGCCTCGACTCGACCAGCACCGACGCTGCCGGGCGTTTTGCTTTGCGCGGGCAAGTAGCCGAGCCAGCTGTGTACACGCTGCTGGTTGGTCCCAAAGCCGAACCCGTGCCCGTTGCCCTCGATAATACCGCCCGGGTGTTGCTGACTGCCGATGTCAACCAACTGACCAGCACTTCGCAGCAAAGCGGCACTGCCGATGCGCAGGTGTTGCAGCGTTTTCAGGAGGTAATGCGGGGGCACCGGCAACGTACGCAGGAACTCATCAAACAAGGCGAGCAGCGCTCCGGCCCCTGGAACGATGCCTGGAGCGAGCGAATCGTGGGAACGAAGCAGCTGATAACGCAACACCCAACCTCCTTTGTGGCCGCCTACGCCACCGTCGACCTAAGCGGGTATTCGCGCGAAGAGGCCCTGCTCGATTCGCTTACCAACCACTTTGCCGCGGCGCTGCCCAACTCGCGCTACACGCAGGTGCTCCTAGGTCGGCAGCGGGCCCGGCAAGCTACGGCCGTTGGCAAGCCCGCCCCGGAGCTCAGCTTGCCCGGGCCCAATGGGCAGCCTGTTGCCTTATCCTCGCTGCGCGGCCGCTATGTGCTCATCGATTTTTGGGCCTCCTGGTGCAAGCCCTGCCGCCAAGAGAACCCTGCCATGGTAAAGCTGTATCGGCAGTACCAGCCGCGAGGGTTTGAAGTTTACGCCGTGTCGCTCGACGACTCGCGCGAGAAGTGGCTGAAGGCCGTTGACGCCGATCAGCTGCCCTGGATTCAGGTATCCGACCTGCAAGGCTTCAGCAGCCCCAGCGCCGAGGCGTATGATGCCCGCGCCATTCCGCTTACGGTGCTGCTCGACCCCGAAGGGCGCATAGTAGGCAAAGACTTGCGCGGCAAACAGCTGGAAGAAAAGCTGGCGAAGCTGTTTCCGTAA
- a CDS encoding sensor histidine kinase: protein MEVDLLTPPAPAPPAWAPPATAAAHPGALPLTPEQPARLTWRGLLAMAGFYVGFAVLYAGTIAYTAQEVQPDAFANYLRRVLLFDYPLKALWTLPVWWLFFRTPLERASWPLKLLAHAVVWPLWVGTWFVSYYGLLNWLGEATMSGNGRVWDVYIPALFYGVQFGVLHVHRFIQQLRHHNLLNQQLQAQAHASQMAALKAQINPHFLFNTLNSISASVPPELEGTRELIVRLAHTFRFALDASRHEQLPLGDELQFLQSYLELEQARFGNRLRVSFEVDESLLAVPVPPMLVQPLVENAVRHGLAPALQGGAVHVAAQYLGSNQLKVTVADTGVGLPAGCTAATLLSSAQGVGLRTTHQRLLALGSPGLHIEGNQPHGLVVSFVLPI, encoded by the coding sequence ATGGAAGTGGATTTGCTTACCCCGCCTGCCCCCGCACCCCCGGCCTGGGCACCACCCGCAACGGCCGCCGCGCACCCGGGCGCACTGCCGCTTACGCCCGAGCAGCCCGCTCGCCTTACGTGGCGCGGACTGCTGGCCATGGCAGGCTTTTACGTAGGGTTTGCGGTGTTGTATGCCGGCACCATCGCCTACACCGCGCAGGAGGTGCAGCCCGATGCCTTTGCCAATTACCTGCGCCGGGTGCTGTTGTTCGACTACCCGCTCAAAGCCCTCTGGACGCTGCCCGTGTGGTGGCTGTTTTTCCGGACGCCCCTCGAGCGCGCCTCTTGGCCGCTTAAGCTGCTGGCGCACGCAGTGGTGTGGCCGCTGTGGGTAGGAACGTGGTTTGTGAGCTACTACGGGCTGCTGAACTGGTTGGGCGAAGCTACCATGAGCGGCAACGGGCGCGTGTGGGATGTATACATTCCGGCGCTGTTTTACGGGGTGCAGTTTGGCGTGCTGCACGTGCACCGCTTCATTCAGCAGCTGCGCCACCACAACTTGCTTAACCAACAGCTGCAGGCGCAGGCCCACGCCAGCCAGATGGCCGCGCTCAAGGCCCAAATCAATCCGCACTTCCTTTTCAACACGCTCAACTCCATCAGCGCCTCGGTGCCGCCCGAGCTGGAAGGTACCCGCGAGCTGATTGTGCGCCTGGCCCACACCTTCCGCTTTGCCCTCGATGCCTCGCGGCACGAGCAACTGCCCCTGGGCGATGAGCTGCAGTTTTTGCAGAGCTACCTCGAGCTGGAGCAAGCCCGTTTTGGCAATCGGCTGCGGGTAAGTTTTGAGGTAGATGAAAGCCTGCTCGCGGTGCCCGTGCCGCCCATGCTCGTGCAACCGTTGGTAGAAAATGCCGTGCGCCACGGCCTGGCCCCGGCCTTGCAGGGTGGTGCGGTGCACGTGGCCGCCCAGTACCTAGGCAGCAATCAGCTCAAAGTCACGGTGGCCGACACCGGCGTGGGCCTGCCCGCCGGTTGCACGGCGGCAACGCTGCTCAGCTCGGCGCAAGGCGTGGGGCTGCGCACCACCCACCAGCGCCTACTGGCCCTAGGTAGCCCCGGCCTGCACATCGAGGGCAACCAGCCGCACGGCTTGGTGGTGTCGTTTGTGCTGCCGATCTAG
- a CDS encoding MBL fold metallo-hydrolase has product MNKVAAGVHQLQIQRFVNVYFVEVGLAGEWVLVDTGLPGSAKAIIAAADQLFYPGTHPQAILLTHGHMDHAGSARELAEHWKVPVLAHPLELPFLQGRAVYPPADPTVDKGGSLAFVARFFPPQSFQLSDVVQALPMQDNSVPYLPEWRWLHVPGHAPGQVALFRESDRTLLGADAFATANHESVPALLMQVPKISVAGAPFNYNWQQVQQSVQLLASLQPQAVGCGHGPVISGPEAAAGLLALANNFPMPLHGRYVAQPAVADADGVQYLPPAPADTLPQKAALVGAGAALALGALALLGRRRKAKNRKRRGGKRPIGLTTLPPELDSSAYGYKEYRL; this is encoded by the coding sequence ATGAACAAGGTAGCCGCTGGCGTACACCAGCTCCAGATTCAACGTTTTGTGAACGTGTATTTTGTAGAAGTTGGCTTAGCCGGCGAATGGGTGCTGGTTGATACCGGGCTGCCCGGTTCGGCCAAGGCCATTATTGCGGCGGCCGACCAGCTGTTTTACCCCGGCACCCACCCGCAGGCCATTTTGCTCACCCACGGCCACATGGACCACGCCGGCTCGGCGCGCGAGCTGGCCGAGCACTGGAAAGTGCCGGTGCTGGCGCACCCGCTCGAGCTGCCCTTCTTGCAAGGCCGCGCCGTGTACCCGCCCGCCGACCCCACCGTCGACAAAGGCGGCTCGCTGGCGTTTGTGGCGCGGTTTTTCCCGCCGCAGTCGTTTCAGCTGAGCGACGTGGTGCAGGCCCTGCCCATGCAGGATAACAGCGTGCCCTACCTGCCGGAGTGGCGCTGGCTGCACGTGCCCGGCCACGCACCCGGGCAGGTGGCGTTGTTCCGCGAGTCGGACCGCACGTTGCTGGGCGCCGATGCCTTTGCCACGGCCAACCACGAGTCGGTGCCGGCGTTGCTGATGCAGGTGCCCAAAATAAGCGTGGCGGGCGCACCCTTCAACTACAACTGGCAGCAGGTGCAGCAATCGGTGCAGTTGCTGGCCTCGCTGCAACCGCAGGCGGTGGGCTGCGGGCACGGCCCCGTCATCAGTGGCCCCGAAGCCGCCGCGGGCTTGCTGGCCTTGGCCAACAACTTCCCGATGCCCTTGCACGGCCGCTACGTGGCGCAACCCGCCGTAGCCGACGCCGACGGTGTGCAGTACCTGCCGCCCGCCCCGGCCGACACGCTTCCGCAAAAGGCAGCCTTGGTAGGCGCGGGCGCTGCGCTGGCCCTAGGTGCGCTGGCTTTGCTTGGCCGCCGGCGCAAGGCCAAGAACCGCAAGCGGCGCGGCGGCAAACGCCCGATTGGCCTCACTACGCTTCCGCCCGAGCTCGATTCGAGCGCCTACGGGTATAAGGAGTACCGCCTATAG
- the bioB gene encoding biotin synthase BioB, which yields MLRTDWTLDEVKAIYYQPVLELVAQASAVHSQHQATGEVQVCTLLSVKTGGCPEDCAYCPQAARYHTGVQAHKLLPDAEVLAAAQRAKESGSTRFCMGAAWREVRDNRDFDRVLNMVSQVNDLGLEVCATLGMVNDYQAEKLKQAGLYAYNHNLDTSEENYSNIITTRTYDDRLNTLENVRKAGLSVCSGGIIGLGETDEDRVKMLHTLATLPAHPESVPVNALVPVKGTPLAEQPRVSVWEMLRMIGTARILMPNTMVRLSAGRQEMPVTEQALCFLAGANSIFSGEKLLTTPNPDFDADKEMFALLGLKPRQSFKNHVPEGATVLAKAATVEA from the coding sequence ATGCTCCGCACCGACTGGACGCTCGACGAAGTAAAAGCCATTTACTACCAACCCGTACTGGAACTGGTGGCGCAAGCCAGCGCGGTACATAGCCAGCATCAGGCCACCGGCGAAGTGCAGGTGTGCACCCTGCTGAGCGTGAAAACCGGCGGCTGCCCCGAAGACTGCGCCTACTGCCCGCAGGCTGCCCGCTACCACACCGGAGTGCAAGCCCACAAGCTGCTGCCCGACGCCGAGGTACTAGCCGCTGCCCAGCGCGCCAAAGAATCGGGCTCGACGCGCTTCTGCATGGGCGCCGCCTGGCGCGAAGTGCGCGACAACCGCGACTTCGACCGCGTGCTGAACATGGTTTCGCAGGTAAACGACCTAGGGCTGGAAGTGTGCGCCACCCTGGGCATGGTAAACGACTATCAGGCTGAAAAGCTGAAGCAAGCCGGCCTGTACGCCTACAACCACAACCTCGACACGAGCGAAGAAAACTACTCCAACATCATCACCACGCGCACCTACGACGACCGCCTGAACACGCTCGAAAACGTGCGCAAGGCCGGTCTGTCGGTTTGCTCGGGCGGCATCATCGGCCTGGGCGAAACCGACGAAGACCGCGTGAAGATGCTGCACACCCTGGCCACGCTGCCGGCCCACCCCGAGTCGGTGCCGGTGAATGCGCTGGTGCCGGTGAAAGGCACGCCGCTGGCCGAGCAACCCCGCGTGAGCGTGTGGGAAATGCTGCGCATGATCGGCACGGCCCGCATTCTGATGCCGAACACCATGGTACGCCTCTCGGCTGGCCGCCAGGAAATGCCCGTAACGGAGCAGGCCCTGTGCTTCCTGGCCGGTGCCAACTCTATCTTCTCGGGCGAGAAGCTGCTAACCACGCCCAACCCCGACTTCGACGCCGATAAGGAGATGTTCGCCCTCCTGGGTCTGAAGCCGCGCCAGTCGTTCAAGAACCACGTACCCGAAGGCGCTACCGTGCTGGCCAAAGCTGCCACGGTAGAAGCTTAA
- a CDS encoding DUF4097 domain-containing protein — protein MKHVLAALLLSSAAVVAHAQTVPAFTSTCQEGKWGNSEQKRYCETRDFTLPATKGEKLTVDGLRNGGISVKGYDGSEIRVRAKVQAWGRDEATAKTTAQQVKISTEGNTLRGAGPDGSGSNSGYAMSNGGYAVSYEIFVPRKQALALTTHNGGISLENVQGPVSFEAHNGGVSITGSGGDLKGRTQNGGLNINLTGSKWEGAGLDVATTNGGISWQVPADYSAQLFTSTQRGPISTDFPTKVQGTIGREVSVALGKGGAPVKAITTNGGVTVSRAGK, from the coding sequence ATGAAACACGTACTAGCTGCCCTGCTGCTCAGCTCCGCCGCCGTGGTTGCCCACGCCCAAACGGTGCCGGCCTTTACCTCTACCTGCCAGGAGGGCAAGTGGGGCAACTCGGAGCAAAAGCGCTACTGCGAAACCCGCGACTTTACCCTGCCCGCCACCAAGGGCGAAAAGCTGACGGTTGATGGCCTGCGCAACGGCGGCATCTCGGTGAAAGGCTACGACGGCAGCGAAATTCGGGTGCGGGCCAAAGTGCAAGCCTGGGGCCGCGACGAGGCCACCGCCAAAACCACCGCCCAGCAAGTAAAAATCAGCACCGAGGGCAACACCCTGCGCGGCGCCGGCCCCGATGGCAGCGGCAGCAACTCGGGCTACGCCATGAGCAACGGCGGCTATGCCGTGAGCTACGAAATCTTCGTACCGCGTAAGCAGGCGCTGGCCCTTACCACCCACAACGGCGGCATCAGCCTCGAAAACGTGCAAGGTCCGGTGAGCTTCGAGGCCCACAACGGCGGCGTAAGCATTACCGGCAGCGGCGGCGACCTGAAAGGCCGCACCCAAAACGGCGGCCTGAACATCAACCTCACCGGCAGCAAGTGGGAGGGAGCCGGCCTCGATGTGGCCACCACCAACGGCGGCATTTCGTGGCAGGTACCCGCCGACTACTCGGCGCAGTTATTCACCAGCACCCAGCGCGGCCCCATCAGCACCGATTTCCCCACCAAAGTGCAAGGCACCATTGGCCGCGAGGTATCGGTGGCCCTAGGTAAGGGCGGTGCTCCCGTAAAGGCCATAACCACCAACGGCGGCGTAACCGTGAGCCGCGCCGGCAAATAG
- a CDS encoding arginase family protein: protein MPTFLRELIRPAAELPEADVCLVGLPLDHGTVLEGGRAGAVGAPAAIRRELRRYHKTYNLEHNVRLDGLRIADAGDIAGSQPYDHAAHHRRIRERVAELLRQYPRVVVLGGSHDGTYSTVRGLYDAAGSQALGGVNVDAHADVKDRADLGSGTPFGKLLREGFVAGPRFTEIGLHSNLNTYEDIEFLHQQQATIVPLAHVQKDGMALYMERAVRRAAAAGAAFVSFDTDAVAQAFAPAVSAPSADGLTPRQAVEAAFEAGRHAEVRLFEVVEFNPVFDRDFQTARLAATLVTAYLTGLASRT from the coding sequence ATGCCCACGTTTCTGCGCGAACTGATTCGCCCCGCCGCCGAGCTGCCCGAAGCCGACGTGTGCCTAGTGGGCCTGCCCCTCGACCACGGCACCGTGCTCGAGGGCGGCAGGGCCGGGGCCGTGGGCGCGCCGGCGGCCATCCGGCGCGAGCTGCGGCGCTACCACAAAACCTACAACCTCGAGCACAACGTGCGCCTCGACGGCCTGCGCATTGCCGATGCCGGCGACATTGCGGGCTCCCAGCCGTACGACCACGCCGCGCACCACCGGCGCATCCGGGAGCGGGTGGCCGAGCTGCTGCGCCAGTACCCGCGCGTGGTGGTGCTCGGCGGCTCGCACGATGGCACTTACAGCACCGTACGGGGCCTCTACGATGCCGCCGGTAGCCAGGCCCTGGGCGGAGTGAACGTGGATGCCCACGCCGATGTGAAAGACCGCGCCGACCTAGGCAGCGGTACGCCCTTCGGCAAGTTGCTGCGCGAAGGGTTTGTGGCGGGCCCGCGCTTCACCGAAATCGGCCTGCACTCCAACCTCAATACGTACGAAGACATCGAGTTTCTGCACCAGCAGCAGGCTACCATTGTGCCCTTGGCGCACGTGCAGAAAGATGGCATGGCCTTGTACATGGAGCGAGCTGTACGCCGCGCGGCTGCCGCGGGTGCGGCCTTTGTAAGCTTCGATACCGATGCCGTGGCCCAGGCGTTTGCCCCGGCCGTAAGCGCCCCCAGCGCCGATGGCCTCACGCCGAGGCAAGCCGTGGAAGCCGCCTTTGAAGCCGGCCGCCACGCCGAGGTGCGCTTGTTTGAGGTGGTAGAATTCAATCCCGTGTTCGACCGCGACTTCCAGACGGCGCGGCTGGCGGCAACCCTCGTCACGGCCTACCTCACGGGCCTCGCTTCGAGGACCTAG